From Mucilaginibacter gotjawali:
CGCTTGCTGGCGGGTTCTACAGATTATCATTTAGGCGGTTTCAGGGCAGCATCTCCGCAGCAATTTAAGATTCACTATACCCGCCCCTATGTTATGGGGACGCGCTGCCATATGCTGGCCATGTATGTGGTGCTGGAGAATGCTATAGGCATGGCCTGCGATGACCCCGAAGCTTATATCAACCAGCCTGGGTTTGAATTTATACAAAAAGTGCCCACCACATGGGACGAGACCCGTGTAATTGATGCCAAACCCGGCGAATACCTGGCAATTGCAAGGCGAAAAGGGAATGAGTGGTATATCGGCGCAATTACTAACCATGCCTCACGTACGATATCAAAATCTTTTGATTTTTTATCTGAAGGCAATTATACTGCTGACATCTGGAGTGATGTACCGGCTTCGGACCCCAATTTAAACCATTTGGTTAAAGTGGTAAAAAACATTAACAAACAAACATTAGTAACAATGGTACTGGCCGAAGGTGGCGGGCAGGTGATACATATCTATGCAGATTCAGAAAAGAAATAGCATTCCTGTTTCGGATATCGTCTGCCTGCCGCTGGCGGCATTTGAAATTACAGGTCAGTAACCCTGGTATGCACCCTTTTTACATAATTCCGGATATCCAAAACGATACCGGCAAATACATAAAATATCAACGGGAATCCAACCGCCAGAAAAGAGGAGTAGATAAAAAACAACCTTATCTTACTGATCGAAACATTAAATTTTTCGCCAAGATAAGTGCATACCCCGAAGGAGTATCTTTCAAAAAAAGTGATTATCTTTTGCATCATATCAAGCCAACTTTAAAATCTTATTACCAACGCCACAATGCAGGCATTTTTTATAATTGCAATAGTTATTTTTTAACTCAATTAAAGCCTGCGATTCAAACGCTGTTTTAATTTTGACCCCTAAGTTACTAAAATCTGTTATAATTTTATTGTTTTCGCAGGGTAAATGTTCAAGCAACTGCAAACTCCGGTTAATAAAATGCTGCTGCTGGTTGTATTTTCCATAACTAAACAAAAATAAGGCCATTGTGTTTAAAAGTAAAATATCAACCGATGCTTCACCTATATTTTTTGATGAACGGGGCGAAGCGATATCAAAACGGTAATGATCTTCCCAATACGGGTTTACTTTTATATCGGTAAACAATGCCTTTAACACTTTTACGTCTTTTATCTCCAATAGTTTTGAAAATAAGTGATTCGATCTGATTATCAGCGCGGCAAACTGTGCCAACCTTATTGTCGGGAAATTTGCAGGGCGCAACCGCATAAATTTCCATAAATGTGTTTCCACCGGCGCCAGTTTATATTTCTTTTGCAGGAAACCGTATTCTTCTTTCAGTTTCAGCGGGTATTCATCTTTAAAGTCCTCTCCTAAAAAACCTGCCTGCCCAAATACCAGCGCCTCTATCTGCATTGGGTTGTTCTTATGCTTTGCCAGAATATTTTGCGGTAACGATTTTGCCAGCAATTCAAACGGAAGTGCATTAATTTTGAAGCCAAAATTTGCTGCTAAAAACTGGTAAAAGGTTTCTTCCCAATCACCCCGGTTAAGGGCTAACGCCGCGGTTACCGCGACCGACTTCTTTTCAAGCCGCTCAACTAACACCCTGGTGAGCCAGTTATGCAGGGTAAGGCTATCAACAGCACCAATACTGGCCTCGCAGGGTATAATAGTTTGTTCGCCAAAAATCAGCTGGTGGTAGCGGCTATAAAGTTCATCCGGTATCCGGTTTTGCAATTCAAGGGTTGGCACCCGCCGCCCGTCCGGTAATACAAGCGGAATATCATCTTTGTAAACTACATGCAAAATTATATTCCCGTAGGCATTGTCAGCGGCATGTCCGTGCTTCTTCCAGTCAGATGATGACAGGTGGACTTCAATATTTCCCGCCCAAACGGTATCCCCTATCCTGATCCGCGCATTTTGAAAATCGGGACCCGAATCAGAATTATGCAGCCCCGGCGAAAATATTTCCAATGCCTCGCCATCACCGGTCTGCAGGCGATCCCGGTCAAACAACCGGAATTTCCAGATATAATGGAGAAAATCTTCGGGGAAAAGCATTTGATGGGTTGATTAGGTGAGTGGTTGATTAAGTTTATTTAGTTAAAATTACTACCATTGGCCAAAATAGAAAGATTTATTTTAATTAAAAAACAAAGTGGTTAAAGACAAAACCCACTTAATCAACCACTCACCCAATCAACTAATTCCTATAGCATTTTCACCAGGTCACCAAAGCTGCTAATAGTAGCTATCTGCCCGTTTTCAACAACACCAAAACCGTAGTTCGCAAAAATAAAGGGAACGCCGGCTTTTGTTGCTGAGTTGTAATCGCCCATGGTATCACCAATATACACTGGTGTTTTAAGCTGATAGTCGTTTACAATATCTTTGATGTTTTCGGCCTTGGGGTTACCTTTTGTTCCATAACATTGGTGTCCCGAAAAATAATGCGCCATACCACTTAATTTCAGAAATACTTCGATATAACCATTCTGGCAGTTACTCACAATAAATAACCTATATCTGCCGGCCAGGTAACCCAGGGTTTCGTCAAGCGCCGGGTATAATTCTCCGCCGCGGGTATGCAATATCTCCAATTCGCTTTTAGCACAGATTGCCATAAGCTCATTTCGCTTTGCTGCATCAAGGTAAGGAAACAGGGTATCAAAAATAACATTGTATGCCATCCCTGTTATTGATCTGACTTTTTCCTGCGTCATTACCTCATCTACATAATCCACCTGGTTAATTGCATTCTGCCATGCTACAGCAACGTTCCCGGTACTGTCCCAAAGAGTCCCGTCAAGGTCAAAAATTATACTGTCAAATTTATTTTGTTCAGACATGTCCATTAGTTGTGGCATTTCCGGCAAAAGTAGAAGATTTTTTAAACACAATAGAAATACCAGGAACAAAATGTATGGTTATCATCAAAGACAAAGCCGCAGGCCCCCAACTTCACAACTATAGCTAAGTATAACTAATAGT
This genomic window contains:
- a CDS encoding PspC domain-containing protein, which produces MMQKIITFFERYSFGVCTYLGEKFNVSISKIRLFFIYSSFLAVGFPLIFYVFAGIVLDIRNYVKRVHTRVTDL
- a CDS encoding DUF2851 family protein, producing the protein MLFPEDFLHYIWKFRLFDRDRLQTGDGEALEIFSPGLHNSDSGPDFQNARIRIGDTVWAGNIEVHLSSSDWKKHGHAADNAYGNIILHVVYKDDIPLVLPDGRRVPTLELQNRIPDELYSRYHQLIFGEQTIIPCEASIGAVDSLTLHNWLTRVLVERLEKKSVAVTAALALNRGDWEETFYQFLAANFGFKINALPFELLAKSLPQNILAKHKNNPMQIEALVFGQAGFLGEDFKDEYPLKLKEEYGFLQKKYKLAPVETHLWKFMRLRPANFPTIRLAQFAALIIRSNHLFSKLLEIKDVKVLKALFTDIKVNPYWEDHYRFDIASPRSSKNIGEASVDILLLNTMALFLFSYGKYNQQQHFINRSLQLLEHLPCENNKIITDFSNLGVKIKTAFESQALIELKNNYCNYKKCLHCGVGNKILKLA
- a CDS encoding HAD family hydrolase, translated to MSEQNKFDSIIFDLDGTLWDSTGNVAVAWQNAINQVDYVDEVMTQEKVRSITGMAYNVIFDTLFPYLDAAKRNELMAICAKSELEILHTRGGELYPALDETLGYLAGRYRLFIVSNCQNGYIEVFLKLSGMAHYFSGHQCYGTKGNPKAENIKDIVNDYQLKTPVYIGDTMGDYNSATKAGVPFIFANYGFGVVENGQIATISSFGDLVKML